The proteins below are encoded in one region of uncultured Eubacteriales bacterium:
- a CDS encoding Iron-containing alcohol dehydrogenase — protein sequence MDMKNYTLRVPETVISGVGCISELPGLIQAAGKENIAVFADGGALRSGAIDGTLEELKRSCARVTVVNDVPPEPEDGQVREIFDRVKGCGAELIVAIGGGSVMDTAKMISVMMTNSDYYDDLTDQSKILHRGAPLLVAPTSAGTGAEATPNAIVLIPEKKLKVGVVHPFFLPTTVLLDPMLTKSLPQPVTAATGLDAFCHCIETYISRKTNPFAQTFALQGLKLISENLRRAYADGSDMEARGNMLLAAFYGGVAITSSSTVAVHALSYPLGGSFRIPHGVSNAILLPFVMEYNMDAIPQYVVPIAQAMGIDTQGLSAEETGKEIVKAIFALTSDMKIPNSLKEFGVREEDLEFLTESASNVHRLLDQNPKDMSLDDIRSVYRQLL from the coding sequence ATGGACATGAAAAACTATACGCTCCGTGTGCCTGAGACAGTGATCAGCGGCGTGGGCTGCATCAGCGAGCTGCCCGGGCTGATTCAGGCGGCGGGCAAAGAAAACATCGCCGTCTTTGCCGACGGGGGCGCGCTGAGGTCGGGCGCTATCGACGGGACGCTGGAGGAGCTGAAACGCAGCTGCGCCAGGGTGACGGTGGTGAACGACGTGCCCCCCGAGCCTGAAGACGGGCAGGTGCGCGAGATATTCGACAGGGTCAAGGGCTGCGGGGCCGAGTTGATTGTGGCCATCGGCGGCGGCAGCGTGATGGATACCGCCAAGATGATCTCCGTGATGATGACCAATTCGGACTATTATGATGACCTGACCGATCAGTCCAAAATATTGCACCGGGGCGCGCCGCTCCTTGTGGCCCCCACCTCCGCTGGTACAGGGGCCGAGGCCACGCCCAACGCCATCGTTTTGATCCCGGAGAAGAAACTGAAGGTTGGGGTGGTGCATCCCTTCTTCCTGCCAACCACGGTGCTGCTGGACCCGATGCTGACCAAGAGCCTGCCCCAGCCTGTAACGGCGGCCACGGGCCTGGACGCGTTCTGCCATTGTATTGAGACATATATTTCCCGCAAGACCAATCCCTTTGCCCAAACGTTTGCCCTGCAGGGCCTGAAACTGATCAGCGAAAACCTGCGCCGGGCTTATGCAGACGGCTCGGACATGGAGGCCCGGGGGAATATGCTGCTGGCAGCCTTCTATGGCGGCGTGGCAATCACGTCGTCCAGCACGGTGGCCGTGCACGCCCTCAGCTACCCCCTTGGCGGCAGTTTCCGCATTCCCCACGGCGTCTCCAACGCCATTCTGCTGCCCTTTGTGATGGAGTATAACATGGACGCCATCCCGCAGTATGTTGTGCCCATTGCCCAGGCCATGGGGATCGACACGCAGGGGCTTAGCGCAGAGGAAACCGGCAAAGAGATCGTAAAGGCCATCTTTGCCCTCACGTCGGATATGAAGATACCTAACAGCCTCAAGGAATTCGGCGTGAGGGAAGAAGACCTTGAATTTCTCACCGAGTCCGCCAGCAACGTGCATCGGCTGCTTGACCAGAACCCGAAGGACATGTCTTTAGACGATATCCGTTCAGTTTATCGCCAGCTTCTGTGA
- a CDS encoding putative Transporter, auxin efflux carrier (AEC) family protein (Evidence 3 : Function proposed based on presence of conserved amino acid motif, structural feature or limited homology) encodes MENLQLCFNAIVPLLLLMFLGYGLKRLHVITAEGFHALDSLCFKIVIPVMLFYNIYTADLSTGFHPGAILFMECALVLTCLGFFFIVPRRVSNRDDAITVIHGLCHGNLAVLGLPLIANLFGENNMAIYSIMVACYSPVINPMMVFEHEYFAGNRVAPAKLLKNIVTSPFLIGTLCGILFKALRIPLPGVVLSSVVSVRNMATPLCLVALGGSFYFTDLARYKKEVSLAVFLRCVAIPAVILAAAALLGFRGIVLASLMVIFASPSATATYSFCSSYSGSATLAAQLVVYSSLLSILTLFLWMFSFLQLRLI; translated from the coding sequence ATGGAAAACTTACAATTGTGCTTCAACGCGATTGTCCCTCTGCTGCTCCTAATGTTTTTGGGCTATGGCCTGAAACGGCTCCACGTCATCACCGCCGAGGGGTTTCATGCACTGGACAGCCTATGTTTCAAGATCGTGATCCCGGTCATGCTGTTTTACAATATCTATACGGCCGATCTATCCACGGGCTTTCATCCCGGCGCCATCCTCTTTATGGAGTGCGCCCTGGTGCTCACCTGCCTGGGTTTCTTTTTCATCGTCCCCAGGCGCGTCAGCAATAGGGACGACGCCATTACCGTCATCCACGGCCTATGCCACGGCAACCTTGCCGTGCTCGGCCTGCCGCTGATCGCCAACTTGTTTGGAGAAAACAATATGGCCATCTATTCCATTATGGTGGCCTGCTATTCCCCGGTAATCAATCCCATGATGGTCTTTGAGCACGAGTACTTTGCCGGCAATCGCGTGGCTCCGGCCAAACTTTTGAAAAACATCGTCACTTCCCCCTTCTTGATTGGCACGCTGTGCGGGATCCTGTTCAAGGCCCTGCGCATCCCCCTGCCCGGCGTGGTCCTTTCCAGCGTGGTCAGCGTTCGCAATATGGCCACACCTCTCTGCCTCGTCGCCTTGGGCGGGTCATTCTACTTTACGGATCTCGCCCGCTATAAAAAAGAAGTTTCCCTGGCTGTTTTCCTCCGGTGCGTCGCCATCCCCGCCGTAATCCTGGCCGCGGCCGCCCTGCTGGGTTTCCGGGGCATCGTGCTCGCCTCGCTGATGGTGATCTTCGCCTCGCCCAGCGCCACCGCCACCTACTCCTTTTGCTCCTCCTATTCGGGAAGCGCTACCCTGGCGGCACAATTGGTTGTCTACAGCTCGCTCCTATCCATCCTCACGCTGTTTCTCTGGATGTTCTCCTTTTTGCAGCTCCGCTTAATATAG
- the pdxA gene encoding 4-hydroxythreonine-4-phosphate dehydrogenase gives MKQLPILGITMGDVCGIGPEIAVKALKEEETYQICRPIIIGDERIVRRAMKVVHAEDLQLNPVDDVKDAKFVFGTIDVYRVPLECDDVDAVPYGKVTALGGKAAFDGVRKVIDLAMENKIDATITGPLNKEALNLAGYHYSGHTEIYAEFTGTADYAMMLADEKLRVVHVSTHVSLREACDRVKKERVYKCIHIAQDACEAIGIEKPRIAVAGLNPHAGENGMFGREEIEEIEPAIQMAKAEGLNVDGPVPPDTLFSKARGGMYDISVVMYHDQGHIPLKVTGFVYDESKKQWNSVQGVNITLGLPIIRVSVDHGTAFGKAGNGTASADSLINAIGYGVKMAVARQKKMQQ, from the coding sequence ATGAAACAACTTCCCATTCTGGGTATTACAATGGGCGACGTGTGCGGGATTGGGCCGGAGATTGCAGTGAAGGCGCTGAAGGAAGAGGAGACCTATCAGATCTGCCGACCGATCATCATCGGGGATGAACGCATTGTCCGCCGCGCCATGAAGGTGGTTCACGCGGAAGACCTGCAGCTCAACCCCGTGGACGATGTGAAGGACGCGAAGTTTGTTTTTGGTACCATCGACGTGTACCGGGTGCCTCTGGAGTGCGATGACGTGGATGCCGTCCCCTATGGCAAGGTCACGGCTCTGGGCGGCAAGGCGGCCTTTGACGGGGTGCGCAAGGTGATCGATCTGGCGATGGAGAATAAGATTGACGCCACCATCACCGGCCCGCTCAATAAAGAAGCGCTGAACCTGGCGGGCTATCACTACAGCGGGCATACGGAGATCTACGCCGAGTTCACCGGCACCGCGGACTATGCAATGATGTTGGCAGACGAAAAGCTCCGCGTAGTCCACGTATCGACCCATGTGTCCCTGCGCGAAGCCTGTGACCGGGTAAAAAAGGAGCGGGTATATAAATGTATCCACATCGCTCAGGACGCCTGCGAGGCCATCGGCATTGAAAAGCCGCGCATCGCCGTGGCCGGGCTGAACCCCCACGCCGGTGAAAACGGCATGTTTGGCAGGGAAGAAATTGAGGAGATTGAGCCTGCAATCCAGATGGCTAAGGCGGAGGGCCTGAATGTGGACGGCCCCGTCCCGCCGGACACCCTGTTCAGCAAGGCCCGGGGCGGCATGTATGATATCTCTGTTGTAATGTATCATGACCAGGGGCATATCCCGCTCAAGGTGACCGGTTTCGTGTACGACGAGAGCAAGAAACAGTGGAACTCCGTGCAGGGCGTGAACATTACCCTGGGCCTGCCCATCATCCGCGTCTCCGTGGACCATGGCACGGCCTTCGGAAAAGCGGGCAACGGTACGGCCTCCGCGGACAGCCTGATCAACGCCATCGGCTACGGCGTTAAAATGGCCGTCGCGCGACAGAAAAAGATGCAGCAGTAA
- the dapA gene encoding 4-hydroxy-tetrahydrodipicolinate synthase, whose product MLEVRGIIAAMSTPFFEDETINEAELRNQVDRFIYAGLHGIFTLGTNGENYAMSFEEKVRVMECVIDQADHRLPVYVGTGCTTTKETVALTKKAKELGADCASIVSPYFAANTQEGLYAHYRTVAEEGGLPVLIYNMPARTGVNVHYKTVEKLAQVPNIIGIKDSSGNFDNMLRYIEVTDPGKFAVLSGNDSLILYCLLAGGHGGISGISNVFPERMVAIYSNWEKGNMKEARRVQDSIRPLRDCMAMGNPNSVVKRAAFMLGQNLGPVRAPFDIRDEAFDAAIRKALDVIANGEKG is encoded by the coding sequence ATGCTGGAAGTAAGAGGTATCATTGCTGCAATGTCGACCCCGTTCTTTGAGGATGAAACGATCAATGAGGCTGAGCTACGCAATCAGGTGGATCGCTTTATCTACGCCGGGCTCCACGGCATCTTCACTCTGGGGACGAACGGCGAGAACTATGCCATGAGTTTCGAAGAAAAAGTGCGCGTGATGGAGTGCGTGATCGACCAGGCCGACCACAGGCTGCCCGTCTATGTGGGCACCGGGTGCACCACCACCAAGGAGACTGTGGCACTGACGAAAAAGGCTAAGGAACTGGGCGCGGACTGCGCGTCCATCGTGTCACCCTACTTTGCCGCCAATACGCAGGAGGGGCTTTACGCCCATTACCGCACCGTGGCGGAAGAGGGCGGGCTGCCGGTACTTATCTACAATATGCCTGCGCGCACAGGCGTAAACGTGCATTATAAAACGGTGGAAAAGCTGGCCCAGGTGCCCAACATTATCGGCATCAAGGATTCGAGCGGTAATTTCGACAACATGCTGCGCTACATCGAGGTGACGGATCCCGGCAAGTTTGCCGTGCTATCCGGCAACGATTCCCTCATTCTCTACTGTCTGCTGGCCGGCGGGCATGGCGGCATCTCGGGTATTTCCAACGTGTTTCCGGAGCGGATGGTGGCCATTTACTCCAACTGGGAAAAGGGAAATATGAAAGAGGCCCGGCGCGTGCAGGACAGCATCCGTCCGCTGCGCGACTGCATGGCGATGGGAAACCCCAACTCCGTGGTGAAACGGGCGGCCTTTATGCTGGGCCAGAACCTCGGGCCGGTGCGCGCCCCCTTCGATATTCGAGACGAGGCCTTTGATGCGGCCATCCGCAAGGCTTTGGATGTGATCGCCAATGGGGAGAAGGGATAA
- a CDS encoding hypothetical protein (Evidence 5 : No homology to any previously reported sequences): MIGMAIIADDLTGACDAGIKLKKLGCSVTVAVSGRKCGSLKGDETPVVAVNTNTRSVTPEQSKTIVADVLTSLQKAGVRHFYKKIDSVLRGNVGAEIDACLERLPAEFALVVPAFLETGRTLQGGILRIDVRGDTPKYVNAVDAVHSTTGSTCAVISVDAVKRGAEDVISQIVKKLEEGATIFLVDACEESDFQIIAQAAAHFGPRCLPVGSAGWLPYLQQIWPDSKKQDSAPVEGTSRLADCDHVLVAIGSRHPATIDQVQEVKKSDEFTCYCISTENLRDGSAVRHARQLAAQIEADAKQGLIRRGILVTTDQIFDGSKNGTAALFYQDAVNDTIAAAIALLVEKIQQLLPVGGLILSGGDVANCVLEQLGIGYIELEDEPIRGVATGKTADEWSCLLATKSGGFGNPEALLQLYRYMCDREG, from the coding sequence ATGATCGGAATGGCAATTATTGCAGATGATCTTACAGGAGCCTGCGATGCGGGCATAAAATTAAAAAAGCTGGGCTGCAGCGTAACCGTGGCCGTCAGCGGGCGGAAGTGTGGCAGCCTGAAGGGGGACGAGACCCCTGTGGTAGCGGTCAACACCAACACCCGGAGCGTTACGCCGGAGCAAAGCAAGACCATCGTGGCGGATGTGCTCACCTCCCTGCAAAAGGCGGGCGTGCGGCACTTTTATAAAAAAATCGATTCCGTATTGCGGGGCAACGTTGGAGCAGAGATAGACGCGTGCCTTGAGCGGTTGCCGGCGGAGTTCGCGCTGGTGGTCCCCGCGTTTTTAGAAACAGGGCGCACCTTGCAGGGCGGTATCCTGCGGATCGACGTTCGCGGCGACACGCCCAAGTATGTGAATGCGGTGGACGCGGTCCATAGCACGACGGGAAGCACCTGTGCCGTGATCTCCGTGGACGCGGTGAAACGCGGCGCGGAGGACGTAATCTCACAGATCGTGAAAAAGCTGGAGGAAGGGGCCACAATCTTCCTGGTGGACGCATGCGAAGAGAGCGACTTTCAGATTATCGCCCAGGCCGCCGCCCATTTCGGGCCTCGGTGCCTACCTGTGGGTAGCGCCGGATGGCTCCCCTACTTGCAGCAAATATGGCCTGACAGTAAAAAGCAGGACTCCGCGCCCGTGGAAGGCACGAGCAGGCTGGCTGACTGCGACCATGTGCTGGTGGCGATCGGCTCACGGCATCCGGCCACGATTGACCAGGTGCAGGAGGTAAAGAAATCGGATGAGTTTACCTGCTACTGCATTTCCACGGAAAACCTGCGGGACGGCTCCGCTGTGCGGCACGCCCGGCAGCTGGCCGCACAGATCGAGGCGGACGCAAAGCAGGGACTGATTCGCCGGGGTATCCTGGTCACCACCGACCAGATATTCGACGGATCGAAAAATGGCACTGCCGCCCTGTTTTACCAGGATGCCGTGAACGACACGATCGCTGCGGCCATTGCCCTGCTTGTGGAGAAGATCCAGCAGCTGCTGCCGGTGGGCGGGCTGATTCTCTCCGGCGGCGATGTGGCCAACTGCGTGCTGGAGCAACTGGGGATCGGCTATATCGAGCTGGAGGACGAGCCCATCCGCGGAGTGGCAACGGGCAAGACGGCAGACGAGTGGTCCTGCCTGCTGGCGACAAAATCCGGCGGGTTCGGAAACCCCGAGGCACTGTTACAACTATATCGCTACATGTGCGATAGGGAAGGATAG
- a CDS encoding D-isomer specific 2-hydroxyacid dehydrogenase NAD-binding protein: MMNKIVISHPLYKDGMALLEGKAELIIPNNGNSDEIMAQLQDADAFILRIGKIDRKAIEACENLKVITRPGVGYDNVDVDAATERGIPVVLCPSANARAVAEHTISMMFALSKNTVESVVETKKGNFNIRNKYAAVDILDKTMVVLGFGNIGKTVAQMSAALGMKVGVYDPFVKREDAEALGYSYFEDMLDAIAAGDYVSLHMPSMPSTRKMFSERQFAAMKPTAYLLNAARGDIVDEDAMVRCLEAGEIAGAGLDVLVEEPMPAGHPLMGLDNVVLTPHMAAQTQETVSKLATMAAEGTLAVLRGEKWPHVANAECYHHPRWQGK; encoded by the coding sequence ATGATGAATAAGATCGTGATTTCCCACCCGCTCTATAAAGACGGGATGGCCCTCCTAGAGGGCAAGGCTGAGCTGATCATTCCCAACAACGGCAATTCGGATGAGATCATGGCCCAGCTCCAGGATGCGGACGCGTTTATCCTCCGGATCGGAAAGATTGACAGGAAGGCCATAGAGGCCTGCGAAAATCTCAAAGTTATCACCCGCCCCGGCGTGGGGTACGATAACGTGGACGTGGACGCGGCGACCGAGCGGGGCATTCCCGTGGTGCTGTGTCCCTCCGCCAATGCACGGGCAGTGGCCGAACACACCATCTCCATGATGTTCGCCCTCAGTAAGAACACCGTGGAGAGCGTGGTGGAGACGAAGAAGGGCAACTTTAACATCCGCAATAAATATGCGGCCGTCGATATCCTCGATAAGACCATGGTGGTGCTGGGCTTTGGCAACATCGGAAAGACTGTGGCGCAGATGTCTGCGGCTCTGGGTATGAAGGTGGGCGTGTACGACCCCTTTGTAAAGCGCGAGGACGCGGAGGCCCTGGGGTACAGCTATTTCGAGGACATGCTAGACGCCATCGCGGCGGGGGACTACGTCTCGCTCCATATGCCCTCCATGCCCTCTACGCGCAAGATGTTTTCAGAGCGCCAGTTTGCCGCCATGAAACCCACGGCCTATCTGCTCAACGCCGCCCGGGGCGACATCGTGGACGAGGATGCCATGGTTCGCTGCCTAGAGGCGGGCGAGATCGCCGGGGCAGGGCTGGATGTGCTGGTGGAGGAGCCCATGCCGGCAGGCCACCCCCTGATGGGGCTGGACAATGTGGTTTTGACGCCCCACATGGCGGCACAGACCCAGGAGACGGTTTCTAAGCTGGCAACCATGGCGGCCGAGGGAACCCTGGCGGTACTTAGAGGTGAAAAGTGGCCCCATGTGGCCAATGCGGAGTGCTATCACCATCCGCGCTGGCAGGGGAAATAA
- a CDS encoding putative Proprionate catabolism activator, Fis family (Evidence 3 : Function proposed based on presence of conserved amino acid motif, structural feature or limited homology), which yields MGKIKALGIAPYEGLKEAINTVAENYKDILEITTVVGNLTQGLTIAEEAQEQGYDLVISRGGTSELLQQNLSIPVINIDVSGYDFMRTIKLAGNIAGLKAFIGFPYITKRARSANDLLQTDVRIITIQKQAEIEPLLRELNAQGYGLIIGDVAVYTSAKEMAMNGMLLTSGEESVIDALERAISTMKVVLGWRRQLELANRALDQASGIAIFDRQGKMVYSNTAYQAMQLSPNELAGYVGNLASLRPCNMLAKRDSAFFQISIRSAGGELGEAYHILYVSLCDCTDTDLPQGVSVRNYKMQAGSIADLFQQSGVYDEETIDVATSFCYSDQPMLIVGDIGVGKADLAASIHRYSSRWDTPFVVVNCRVVDPVDVIDKFCRGGEGSLDLKGATFCLEFVESLSQEAQEALMRAIQSLDNGVWRFIATSTENIAELARQGKFNEELFFYFSALRLFIPRLEQTPRDIRKVANLYIIEANTKYGKQITGIEEAGMDVILRHQWRDNFRGLRQALNQMVLLAKRSVISRSEVETVIRARETEEPGGDLSIEGTLEEISLRIIHKVLEAENGNYSRTAARLGIGRSTLWRKLGTGNPQAGRDATKD from the coding sequence ATGGGAAAGATAAAGGCGCTGGGCATCGCCCCTTATGAGGGGCTGAAAGAAGCAATCAACACTGTTGCGGAAAACTACAAGGATATTTTAGAGATCACAACAGTGGTGGGAAATCTGACGCAGGGGCTGACGATTGCGGAAGAGGCGCAGGAGCAGGGCTACGACCTGGTGATCTCCCGGGGCGGTACATCGGAGCTGCTGCAGCAGAATCTTTCCATACCGGTCATTAACATTGATGTGTCGGGCTATGACTTTATGCGGACGATCAAGCTGGCCGGCAATATCGCGGGCTTGAAGGCGTTCATCGGTTTCCCATACATCACTAAGCGGGCCAGGAGCGCCAATGACCTGCTGCAGACGGACGTCAGGATCATCACGATCCAAAAGCAGGCGGAGATCGAGCCCCTGCTTCGCGAGCTCAACGCCCAGGGATACGGGCTCATCATTGGGGACGTGGCCGTATATACCAGTGCCAAGGAGATGGCCATGAACGGCATGCTCCTGACTTCCGGCGAGGAGAGTGTGATCGACGCGCTGGAGCGGGCCATCAGCACAATGAAGGTGGTGTTGGGGTGGCGGCGGCAGCTGGAACTTGCTAACCGGGCACTGGATCAGGCAAGCGGCATTGCCATATTCGACAGGCAGGGCAAGATGGTCTACAGCAACACGGCCTATCAAGCCATGCAACTGAGCCCCAACGAGCTGGCCGGATATGTGGGCAACCTGGCAAGCCTCAGGCCGTGCAACATGCTTGCCAAGCGGGACAGCGCCTTCTTCCAGATTTCTATCCGGTCAGCCGGCGGTGAGCTGGGCGAAGCCTATCATATCCTGTATGTAAGCCTGTGCGATTGCACTGATACGGACCTCCCCCAGGGGGTTTCGGTACGCAATTATAAGATGCAGGCGGGCAGCATCGCCGACCTCTTCCAGCAGAGCGGCGTCTATGACGAGGAGACCATCGATGTGGCGACCTCCTTCTGCTATTCCGACCAGCCCATGCTGATCGTAGGCGATATCGGCGTGGGTAAGGCGGATCTGGCCGCGTCCATTCACCGCTATTCGAGCAGGTGGGATACGCCCTTTGTGGTGGTCAATTGCCGGGTGGTAGACCCCGTCGATGTGATAGACAAATTCTGCCGCGGCGGCGAGGGCTCGCTTGATCTCAAGGGCGCCACCTTCTGCCTGGAATTTGTGGAGAGCCTGTCGCAGGAGGCGCAGGAGGCGCTGATGCGCGCCATACAAAGCCTGGACAACGGCGTATGGCGCTTTATCGCCACCAGCACGGAGAACATTGCGGAGCTGGCCCGGCAAGGGAAGTTTAACGAGGAGCTCTTTTTCTATTTCTCGGCGCTTCGCCTCTTTATCCCGCGCCTGGAGCAGACCCCGCGGGACATCCGCAAGGTGGCGAACCTCTACATCATTGAGGCGAACACAAAATACGGCAAGCAAATTACCGGCATCGAAGAGGCCGGCATGGACGTGATTCTCAGGCACCAGTGGAGGGATAATTTCCGGGGCTTGCGGCAGGCGCTGAATCAGATGGTGCTGCTGGCGAAACGCTCCGTCATCAGCCGGAGCGAGGTGGAGACGGTAATCCGGGCGCGGGAGACCGAGGAGCCCGGCGGCGATCTCTCCATTGAAGGTACTCTGGAGGAGATATCCCTTCGCATCATCCATAAGGTGCTGGAGGCGGAAAACGGCAACTACTCCAGGACGGCGGCCCGGCTGGGAATCGGCAGGAGCACGCTTTGGCGCAAGCTAGGCACCGGGAACCCGCAGGCGGGCCGCGACGCTACCAAAGACTAA